A single region of the Pan troglodytes isolate AG18354 chromosome 18, NHGRI_mPanTro3-v2.0_pri, whole genome shotgun sequence genome encodes:
- the NAA60 gene encoding N-alpha-acetyltransferase 60 isoform X4 has product MIVAEIKNRTKIHKEDGDILASSFSVDTQVAYILSLGVVKEFRKHGIGSLLLESLKDHISTTAQDHCKAIYLHVLTTNNTAINFYENRDFKQHHYLPYYYSIRGVLKDGFTYVLYINGGHPPWTILDYIQHLGSALASLSPCSIPHRVYRQAHSLLCSFLPWSGISSKSGIEYSRTM; this is encoded by the exons ATGATAGTAGCTGAAATTAAGAACAGgaccaaaatacataaagag GATGGAGATATTCTAGCATCCAGCTTCTCTGTTGACACACAAGTCGCGTACATCCTGAGTCTGGGTGTCGTGAAAGAGTTCAGGAAGCACGGCATAG GTTCCCTCTTACTTGAAAGTTTAAAGGATCACATATCAACCACCGCCCAGGACCACTGCAAAGCCATTTACCTGCATGTCCTCACCACCAACAACACAGCAATAAACTTCTATGAAAACAGAGACTTCAAGCAGCACCACTATCTCCCCTATTACTACTCCATTCGAGGGGTCCTCAAAGATGGCTTCACCTATGTCCTCTACATCAACGGCGGCCACCCTCCCTGGACGATTTT GGACTACATCCAGCACCTGGGCTCTGCACTAGCCAGCCTGAGCCCCTGCTCCATTCCGCACAGAGTCTACCGCCAGGCCCACAGCCTGCTCTGCAGCTTCCTGCCATGGTCGGGCATCTCTTCCAAGAGTGGCATCGAGTACAGCCGGACCATGTGA
- the NAT15 gene encoding uncharacterized protein LOC100609520 (The RefSeq protein has 1 frameshift and aligns at 99% coverage compared to this genomic sequence) — protein sequence MPICGRLFSSPSCFWKPLPAALALPACACTVPRADPVWLHSLGGGCPHWASPTLLPVLAAPSWKAGGDFLLQGRNASIMDTLDRKGTGASEQGGAIKGMASPPPEPAQRSLGGEEWPPLLHEGLMRGGQPGGGFPRKHRALRLSPPAQAVTHRDGSYSSAPSVQLPVPWEVTLPVGPWHAPFS from the exons ATGCCCATCTGTGGCAG GCTCTTCAGCTCCCCTTCCTGCTTCTGGAAACCTCTGcctgctgccctggccctgcccgcCTGCGCATGCACCGTCCCCAGGGCTGACCCAGTGTGGCTGCATTCACTGGGAGGGGGCTGCCCTCACTGGGCCTCTCCCACTCTGCTGCCTGTTCTTGCAGCTCCTTCCTGGAAAGCTGGAGGGGACTTTCTCCTGCAAGGGAGGAACGCAAGTATTATGGACACACTTGACCGTAAAGGCACAGGAGCCTCGGAACAAGGGGGCGCAATAAAGGGAATGGCCAGTCCCCCTCCAGAACCAGCCCAAAGAAG GGGGGGTGAGGAGTGGCCCCCACTCCTCCATGAGGGGCTGATGAGGGGTGGGCAGCCTGGGGGAGGCTTTCCTCGCAAGCACAGAGCTCTGAGGCTCAGCCCCCCGGCACAGGCGGTCACGCATCGGGACGGTTCCTACTCCTCAGCACCTTCTGTGCAGTTACCAGTGCCCTGGGAGGTCACACTGCCCGTTGGACCTTGGCATGCTCCATTCAGCTGA